The Candidatus Binataceae bacterium genome includes the window GGAGCAGTGGTTCTTCAAGATCACGGCCTATGCCGACCGCCTGCTCGACGATCTCGAGGGGATCGATTGGCCCGAGCCGATCAAGTTGATGCAGCGCAACTGGGTCGGGCGCTCCGAGGGTGCTGAACTCGCCTTCCCCGTCGAGGGCCATCCGGGCAAGGAAGTCCGCTTCTTTACTACCCGGCCCGATACGGTTTTCGGCGTATCGTTCATGGTGCTCGCGCCGGAGCATCCGTTGGTCGCTGAGATCACCACCGCCGATCGCCGTGCCGCAGTCGACGACTACGTGACGCAGGCCCGCCGCCAGAGCGAGATCGAACGGCTCTCCACGGTCAAGGAAAAGACCGGCGTCTTCACCGGCGCCTACGCGCGCAACCTGTTCAACGGCAAGCTCGTGCCGATCTGGATTGCCGACTACGTCCTGATGGGCTATGGCACCGGCGCGATCATGGGCGCGCCCGGCGAGGATCAGCGCGACTACGAATTCGCAACCAGGTACGGACTCGAGATTCCGCTGGTCACGGCGCCCGCCGATGGCAGCGCGCTGCCCGCGGGGCGCGCGTACCCGGAATACGGCGTCAACATCAACTCGGCGAGCGCCGAACTCAATCTCAACGGGATGAAGACCGCCGACGCTCTTCGCGCCGTATGCAGGTACGCCGAGCAGCACGAGATCGGCCGCGCCACCGTTACTTACCGGATGCGCGACTGGCTCATCTCGCGCCAGCGCTACTGGGGATGCCCGATCCCGATCGTTTACTGCCCGCGCGACGGGATCGTGCCGGTTCCCGAAGAGCAGCTTCCGGTCATGTTGCCCGACATGACCAACTACCAGCCCTCCGGCACCGGGCGCTCGCCGCTCGTCAACGTGCCCGAGTTCGTCAACACTACCTGTCCGAAGTGCGGCGGCCCGGCCGAGCGCGAGACCGACACGCTCGACGGTTTCGCCTGCTCGTCATGGTACTTCCTGCGTTTTGCTTCGCCGCACTACGACCGTGCGCCGTTCGACCGCGCGATGGTGGACTACTGGCTGCCGGTCGACCTCTACGTGGGCGGCGCCGAGCACGCCGTGATGCATCTGCTGTACGCGCGGATGTGGACCAAGGTGATGTTCGACGCGGGCCTGCTGAACTTCAAGGAGCCGTTCGCGGTCCTGCGCAACCAGGGGATGATCTGGGCCGCCGACGGCCAGAAGATGTCCAAGAGCAAGGGCAACGTGGTTACGCCCGACGCGATGGTCGACAAGTACGGGGCCGACGCACTCCGCCTCTGGGAGCTTTTCATGGGCCCGTTCGAGGAGCCGACCAACTGGAACGAGGAGGGCGTGTTCGGCACCGCACGCTACCTCTCGCGCGTGTGGAACGCGGTGCGCCGCTTCGTCGAGGCCGGATCCCCCGGGGATAATCCCAGCGCCGAGACCACGCGGCGCGCGCACAAAACGATCAAGACCGTTACCGATCATATGGAGCGGCTGCGCTTCAACACCGCGCTTGCCACGCTGATGGACCAGCTCAACTACCTGGTCAAGCTCGCGCCCGCCGATTCCGGCCGCTTTGCTTTCGAGAGCTACGTCGTGATGCTGGCGCCGATGGCGCCGCATATCGCCGAGGAGCTGTGGCGCGCGCTCGGCCATACGACGTCGGTCCATCTCGAATTGTGGCCAAAATTCTCGGAGGAGCTTACGCACGACGAGATGGTCACGGTGGTGGTGCAGGTCAACGGTAAGGTGCGCGATCGCTTGGTCGTCGGCGCCGGAGCGCCCGAGGATGAAGTGCGCGCCATGGCGCTTGGGAGCGAGGCCGTTAGGCGCTATCTCGACGACAAGCAGCCGAAGAAGATTATCTACGTTCCCGACAAGCTCGTAAGCATCGTCGTCTAGCGTTCTCGCGATGAGCGGCGCGGCGCGCCCCGCCCCGCGCACATCGTCGACTCATTTTGGTCCGCCGCCTAAGTGCGGCCTTCAAGGAGCGATCCCCCGATGGCCGAAAACGACGTCCTGAGATTCGAACGCCGCGCCAATCACGCGGTGTTGACGCTCAACCGTTCCGAAAAACGCAACGCGCTCAACGGCGCGGTGTTCGAGGCGCTCGACCGCGCGTTCGCCGCGATCGAGGCCGACAAGAGCATCCGCGCGATGGTGCTCCGCGGCGAGGGCGCGGCGTTTTCCTCGGGCGTCGATCTGCGCGAACTGGAGCAGGTCGAGTCGAGCGGCGGGCGCTGGGCCGTCAGCCCGCCGGAGGCCTTCCGGCGTCTAGAGGCGCTGCCGATCCCGACGATCGCGGCGGTGCAGGGCGCGACGCTGACCGGCGGACTGGTGCTGGCGCTGCTTTGCGATCTGCGCGTTGCGGCGGAGAACGCGGGATTGGGGATGACGCCGGCGCGAATCGGCCGGGTGCCCGAATATTTCGTCTTCCGCAAATTTATTGCGCTCATCGGTCCGGCCCACACCGCGGAAATCATGTATACCGCCGCGCCGATCGCGGCGAAGCGCGCGTACGAAATCGGCCTCGTCGATCGTGTGGTGGCCGACGAGCGGCTCGCGACCGAAGCGGAGGCGATGGCCGAGCGGATCGCCGCCAACGCTCCGCTCTCGTTGCGCGCGATGAAGGCCTCGGTCCGCCGCTGTCTCAGCGACGCCTACAACGCCGCGCACGAGGACATCGACGAGATGCGGAAGGCGGTGCTGAGCAGCCGCGACGGCAAGGAAGGCGTGCGCGCGTTTTTGGAGAAGCGCAAACCCGTCTGGTCGGGCGAGTAGCGCGCCTACCCGCTGCGGCCGCCTTGATTCCCCCAGTGTCTTGGGAGGGAGAGGGTGGGGGTCGCGGCGGTTCTGAATGTCTGTTGGAACCGCTGTCTCTGCACACGTCCAGCGATCTGAAGAACGCACGCGGCGGCGCCGTCGGGCCGCGCCGACCGCTTTGCGCGAACCCTTGATGCGCGCGGCGCGCTCGTGCGATGCTCTGCCCGAATACACCCGCGTCTTTCTGAAAAATTTTACCTCAAGCTCAAGGAGCCGCTTTCATGGCCGAAGATATTCTCAAGGTCGAACGCCACCCCAACTACCTCACCATCACGCTCAACCGCCCCGAGAAGCGCAACTCGCTTAACGAGGCGCTGCTCGCCGCGATGGATAAGGCGTTCGCCGCGGTCGACGAGGACAAGGATATCCGCGCGGTCATCGTGCGCGGCGCCGGCAAGAGCTTCTCCGCCGGGCTCGACCTGGCCGAGGCCGATCGCCTCGAGGGCGGCCACACCCCAGTCAGCATCGAGCGCACGTTCCATCGTCTCGAACAGATCCCGGTGCCGACCATCGCCGCCGTGCAGGGCGCGGCGCTGGCCGGCGGATGCGAACTGGCGCTGCACTGCGATCTGCGCGTCGCCGCCGAGGATGCGCGAATCGGGATGACCGTCGCGCGGGTCGGATTGGTCGTGCCCTACGACTTCATCCGCAAGCTGATCGAGATCATCGGCACCGCGAACACCTCGCAAATTCTATACACCGCGGAGCCGGTCAACGCGCAGCGTGCGCTCGCGATGGGAATGGTGCACGAGGTCGTGCCCACCGACAAACTGGATGCGACGGCGGTCGCGTGGGCCGAGAAAGTGTCGGCGAACGCGCCGCTCTCGCTGCGCACGATGAAGCGGAGCATCCGGCGCTCGCTGAGCGCAGCCAACGACACCTGGCACGAGGACATCCTGGAGATGGGCCGGGTCGTGCGCGGGAGCAAGGACGCCCGCGAGGGCGTGCGCGCGTTTTTGGAAAAGCGCAAGCCGGTCTGGCGCGCCGAGTAAGCTGTTCTGAATTTCTGACTCCCTCCCCGAGACCTTGGAGGAGAGATCAAATCATTAGCCGCGCAGAGATGCGGAGCTCACACGAGGAATGGATTCCTCAGCACGATCGTCGCCTCGCGCGGAGCGCCCACCCCGACCATCGCGAGCGGCACGCCGGCAAGCTCCGCGACGCGCTCCAGGTAGTGCCGCGCATTGAGCGGCAGGTCATCGAGCGCGCGCGCGCCGCTTAGGCTTTCGCGCCATCCGGGCATCTCTTCATACACCGGCCGCACGCGCTCGAGCGCGGCGCGCCCGGGCGGCATCTCGACGTGGCGCTCCTTGCCCAATTCATACGCCACGCACACGCGCAGCGGGTCGATCCCGGTGAGAACGTCGAGCTTGGTGAGCGCGAGCCCCCACATCCCGTTCAGCCGCACCGCGAGCCGCGCGAGCACCGCGTCGAACCATCCGATCCGCCGCGGCCGCCCGGTCGCGCTGCCGAACTCCTCGCCCTCGGTGCGCAGCCGGTTGGCGAGCGCGCCTTTGATTTCGGTCGGAAACGGCCCGCCGCCGACGCGCGTCGTGTAGGCCTTGCTGATGCCGAGCACCGCGTCGAGGCGGCCGGGAGCGAGCGGCGCGCCCGAGAAAACCGCGCCTGCGATACAGTTGGACGAGGTCACGAACGGATAGGTGCCGTGGTCGATGTCGAGCATCGTGCCGTGCGCGCCTTCGAACAGGATCCGCCTGCCGGCGTCTGCCGCTTCGGCGAGATAAGCGCCCGTATCGCAGAGATAGGGCAGGACGCACGCGCGCACCCGCTTCATCTGATCGATGATCTCGGAAGCCTTGAGCGGCTTGGCCTTGAGCACGGCGCGCAGATACGCGTTCTTGTCGGCGATATTGCGCTCGAGCTTCTCGCGAAAGCGCGCGTAGTTGACCAGTTCGTCGAAGCGCAGCCCCGTCCGCGCCATCTTGTCTTCATACGCAGGCCCTATACCGAAGCCGGTGGTCCCGATCGCGCGCCTGCCGGCTCGCGCCTCGCGCGCGCGGTCGATCGCGCGATGATACGGCATCACCATGTGCGCATCGCAGCTGAGCTTGAGCAGCGAGGGGTCGGTGAAGCGGCCGCGCGCGCGCAGTGCCGCAATCTCCTCATTGAGCGCGATTGGATCGACCACGGTGCCGTTGCCGATCACGCAGACCTTGTTCGGATGCAGCGCGCCGGCCGGGATCAGGCGCAGGATGAATTTTTCGCCGTCCACGACCAGCGTGTGCGCGGCGTTGTTGCCGCCCTGGAAGCGGACTACCACGTCGGCGTCGGCCGCCAGCATGTCGACGATCTTGCCCTTGCCCTCGTCACCCCACTGGGTGCCGACCACCGCCACTGTCTTCATCGCGTCACATCCATGCGCGGCGCCGCCGCGCGGCGCTCCGCTTCGGCCGCCCCGGGAATATTCTCTGCGCGGCCATTCTAGAGTTTCAGGAGCGCGGCCGAGACGATGGCCGGGATGGTCTTGAGGCGCTCGAGCACCTCGGGTGGAACCGCGCCGTCAACCTCGACCAGGCTGAGCGCCATCCCGCCCGCGCGATCGCGCCCCAGTTCCAGCCCCGCGATATTGATTCCCGCCTGCCCCAGTATCGAGCCGACCGCGCCAACCACGCCCGGCACGTCGCGGTTGTGCAGCATCAGGAAATACCCCTCGGGCACCGCTTCGACGCGGTAGCCGTCGATGCGCACGAGCCTGAGACCGCGGTTGCCGATTACGGCGCCCGCGACCTCATGGATGCCGCGCGCCGTGCGCACGCTCAGCGTGAGCGTGTTGATGTAGTCGGTGGTCTCGCGCGAGCGACTTTCGGTCACGGCGATGCCGCGTTCGCGCGCGATGAACGGGGCGCTCACGTAGTTGAAATCCTGGTCGAGGAAGCCGCTCAGCAGTCCCTTGAGCGCCGCCGCCGTGATCGGCTCGGCCTTGAGTCCGGCCGCCTCGCCGCCGAGTCCGACGGTGATTTGCGCGGGCGGCTCCGCGATAAGCTGCGCCGCGAGCCGGCCCAGGCGCTCGGCCAGCCGCAGATGGGGGCCGAGCGTCTCCAGTTCCTTGGGCGAGAGCGCCGGCATGTTGACCGAATGGCTGATCACGCCATGGATGAGAAATTCCGCGGTCTGCTGCGCAATGTCGATCGCGACCTGGATCTGCGCCTCGTCGGTCGCCGCGCCGAGATGCGGCGTCGCGATGACGTTGTCGAACTTGAGCAGGGGGTGATCCCTGGGCGGCGGCTCCTCGACGAACACGTCGAGCGCTGCGCCCGCCACCTTGCCCGACGCGAGCGCCCCGGCGAGCGCCTGCTCGTCGACGATTCCGCCCCGCGCGCAATTGATGATCCGGACGCCCGGCTTCATCATCGCGAAGGCCGCCGCGCCCACCAGCGATTTGGTGTCGCGCGTGAGCGGGGCGTGCACCGTGATGAAATCGGCGCGCCGGTAAAGCTGCTCCAGCGTCACCATCTCGACTCCGATCCGCGCAGCCGCCTCGCCGGTCAGAATCGGATCGTAGCCGATTACCTTCATCTTGAGCCCGAGTGCTCGGTCGGCCACGATGCGGCCGATATTGCCGAGCCCGATTACGCCCAGGGTCTTGTTGCTTACTTCGATCCCGATGAACTTCCCGCGATCCCATCGCCCCGCGCGCACCGCCGCGTTGGCCGCCGGGATATGCCGCGCGAGCGCCATCATCATGGAGATCGCGTGCTCGGCGGTAGTAACGCTGTTGCCGAGCGGGCTGTTCATCACCACGATTCCGCGTCGCGTCGCCGCTTCGAGGTCGATGTTGTCCACGCCGACGCCGGCGCGCCCGATCACGCGCAGCGAGTCCGCACGCTCGATCACTTCGCGCGTCACGTGGGTCGCGCTGCGCACCACCAGGGCATGGTAAGGCGCGATTATTTCAGCCAGCTCTGCGGGCTTGAGGCCGGTCTTTACGTCAACCGAGATCTCGGGATAGCGGCGAAATACTTCGACGCCCTGCGCATTGAGGGGATCGCTCAGCAGCACGCGCATCGCCGTCTCCGCCATGGCGTTCGCTCAGGCCGCCTCGGCGATCCGGCGCGCGACCGCGGCCACACCCGCGCCCGCCTCGAAGCGATGGCCAAGCTGCCGAAGCGCCATCTCGAGCGCGCCAACCGCGATCAGCATGTCGAAGGGGCTGAGATATCCCATGTGTCCGATGCGCACGAGCTTGCCTTTCATCTGGTCCTGTCCGCCCTGCACCGACACGCCCAACTCGTCGCGCATGTAGCGCACCAGCTTCGATCCGTCGAGCCCGGGCGGTGTCAGAATTCCGGTCACCCCCGGCGCGGGATTGTCGGGCGCGATCAGGTTCAGTCCGAGCGCCGGGGCGGCCGCGCGCGTCGCTTCGGCCATCGTGCGATGGCGCGCGAAGACCTGCGGCAATCCCTCGGCATGAATCATTTCGAGCGACTTGTTGAGCCCGAGCATCAGCGAGACGGCCGCGGTCCATGCGGTGGTATGCTCGTCGCGCTGGGCCTTGAGCTCGCGCATCAGGTCGAAATAATAGCGCGGCGTGCGTGATCGCTGCGCCCGCTCGACCGCGCGCTCCGACAGCGCCAGCATCGCGAGCCCCGGCGGCAGCATCAAGG containing:
- the leuS gene encoding leucine--tRNA ligase is translated as REINSSTPEYYRWTQWFFLLMLKRGLAFRATGSQWWCELCRTILANEQVVNGCCWRHTDTPVTKKDLEQWFFKITAYADRLLDDLEGIDWPEPIKLMQRNWVGRSEGAELAFPVEGHPGKEVRFFTTRPDTVFGVSFMVLAPEHPLVAEITTADRRAAVDDYVTQARRQSEIERLSTVKEKTGVFTGAYARNLFNGKLVPIWIADYVLMGYGTGAIMGAPGEDQRDYEFATRYGLEIPLVTAPADGSALPAGRAYPEYGVNINSASAELNLNGMKTADALRAVCRYAEQHEIGRATVTYRMRDWLISRQRYWGCPIPIVYCPRDGIVPVPEEQLPVMLPDMTNYQPSGTGRSPLVNVPEFVNTTCPKCGGPAERETDTLDGFACSSWYFLRFASPHYDRAPFDRAMVDYWLPVDLYVGGAEHAVMHLLYARMWTKVMFDAGLLNFKEPFAVLRNQGMIWAADGQKMSKSKGNVVTPDAMVDKYGADALRLWELFMGPFEEPTNWNEEGVFGTARYLSRVWNAVRRFVEAGSPGDNPSAETTRRAHKTIKTVTDHMERLRFNTALATLMDQLNYLVKLAPADSGRFAFESYVVMLAPMAPHIAEELWRALGHTTSVHLELWPKFSEELTHDEMVTVVVQVNGKVRDRLVVGAGAPEDEVRAMALGSEAVRRYLDDKQPKKIIYVPDKLVSIVV
- a CDS encoding enoyl-CoA hydratase/isomerase family protein produces the protein MAENDVLRFERRANHAVLTLNRSEKRNALNGAVFEALDRAFAAIEADKSIRAMVLRGEGAAFSSGVDLRELEQVESSGGRWAVSPPEAFRRLEALPIPTIAAVQGATLTGGLVLALLCDLRVAAENAGLGMTPARIGRVPEYFVFRKFIALIGPAHTAEIMYTAAPIAAKRAYEIGLVDRVVADERLATEAEAMAERIAANAPLSLRAMKASVRRCLSDAYNAAHEDIDEMRKAVLSSRDGKEGVRAFLEKRKPVWSGE
- a CDS encoding enoyl-CoA hydratase/isomerase family protein, which translates into the protein MAEDILKVERHPNYLTITLNRPEKRNSLNEALLAAMDKAFAAVDEDKDIRAVIVRGAGKSFSAGLDLAEADRLEGGHTPVSIERTFHRLEQIPVPTIAAVQGAALAGGCELALHCDLRVAAEDARIGMTVARVGLVVPYDFIRKLIEIIGTANTSQILYTAEPVNAQRALAMGMVHEVVPTDKLDATAVAWAEKVSANAPLSLRTMKRSIRRSLSAANDTWHEDILEMGRVVRGSKDAREGVRAFLEKRKPVWRAE
- a CDS encoding adenylosuccinate synthase, yielding MKTVAVVGTQWGDEGKGKIVDMLAADADVVVRFQGGNNAAHTLVVDGEKFILRLIPAGALHPNKVCVIGNGTVVDPIALNEEIAALRARGRFTDPSLLKLSCDAHMVMPYHRAIDRAREARAGRRAIGTTGFGIGPAYEDKMARTGLRFDELVNYARFREKLERNIADKNAYLRAVLKAKPLKASEIIDQMKRVRACVLPYLCDTGAYLAEAADAGRRILFEGAHGTMLDIDHGTYPFVTSSNCIAGAVFSGAPLAPGRLDAVLGISKAYTTRVGGGPFPTEIKGALANRLRTEGEEFGSATGRPRRIGWFDAVLARLAVRLNGMWGLALTKLDVLTGIDPLRVCVAYELGKERHVEMPPGRAALERVRPVYEEMPGWRESLSGARALDDLPLNARHYLERVAELAGVPLAMVGVGAPREATIVLRNPFLV
- the serA gene encoding phosphoglycerate dehydrogenase, which codes for MAETAMRVLLSDPLNAQGVEVFRRYPEISVDVKTGLKPAELAEIIAPYHALVVRSATHVTREVIERADSLRVIGRAGVGVDNIDLEAATRRGIVVMNSPLGNSVTTAEHAISMMMALARHIPAANAAVRAGRWDRGKFIGIEVSNKTLGVIGLGNIGRIVADRALGLKMKVIGYDPILTGEAAARIGVEMVTLEQLYRRADFITVHAPLTRDTKSLVGAAAFAMMKPGVRIINCARGGIVDEQALAGALASGKVAGAALDVFVEEPPPRDHPLLKFDNVIATPHLGAATDEAQIQVAIDIAQQTAEFLIHGVISHSVNMPALSPKELETLGPHLRLAERLGRLAAQLIAEPPAQITVGLGGEAAGLKAEPITAAALKGLLSGFLDQDFNYVSAPFIARERGIAVTESRSRETTDYINTLTLSVRTARGIHEVAGAVIGNRGLRLVRIDGYRVEAVPEGYFLMLHNRDVPGVVGAVGSILGQAGINIAGLELGRDRAGGMALSLVEVDGAVPPEVLERLKTIPAIVSAALLKL